The proteins below come from a single Maylandia zebra isolate NMK-2024a linkage group LG23, Mzebra_GT3a, whole genome shotgun sequence genomic window:
- the LOC101475946 gene encoding adrenodoxin yields the protein MALVTTLRRLVQNSLREYSRKASAVTWPTKQRSFSIGTQPLRSDNKVTVNFINRDGEKITVKGLPGDSLLDVVINEDLDFDGFGACEGTLACSTCHLIFDEEMYKKLGPITDEEMDMLDLAYGLTDTSRLGCQICLTKSLEGMVARVPESVADIRQTKDGSS from the exons ATGGCTTTGGTAACAACGTTAAGACGGCTGGTTCAGAATAGTCTACGTGAATATTCGAGGAAGGCGTCGGCAGTAACCTGGCCTACGaaacaaaggagtttttccatCGGCACTCAGCCTCTCAG aTCGGACAACAAGGTGACGGTCAACTTCATCAACCGAGACGGGGAGAAGATCACAGTGAAGGGATTGCCTGGAGATTCTCTGCTAGACGTTGTCATCAATGAAGACCTCGACTTTGATGGTTTTG gaGCGTGCGAGGGAACACTGGCGTGCTCCACATGCCATCTGATCTTTGATGAGGAGATGTATAAGAAGCTGGGGCCCATCACAGACGAGGAAATGGACATGCTAGACTTGGCCTACGGCCTGACTGACAC atctcgtctgggTTGCCAGATCTGCTTGACGAAGTCTCTGGAGGGAATGGTAGCCAGGGTTCCAGAGAGTGTAGCCGACATCCGACAGACCAAAGATGGATCATCTTAA